One part of the Sphingopyxis sp. TUF1 genome encodes these proteins:
- a CDS encoding TspO/MBR family protein produces MTEIATQGQLRMSYLRWALVTVPAIVLIGSLMGVLSNSGYDNRWFAALDLPSITPPGWVFGVVWPILYIMLGLSLAMILHARGAKGRGFALLLFFVQLIANFAWSPLFFGQHEVTKALYLIIFILMVTIATAFAFAPIRKAAAWLLVPYMVWLSFASILNFQIDQRNPDAETLVPAAASTQIR; encoded by the coding sequence ATGACCGAAATCGCAACGCAAGGCCAGCTTCGCATGTCCTACCTTCGCTGGGCGCTCGTCACCGTGCCCGCCATCGTCCTGATCGGCAGCCTGATGGGCGTGCTTTCGAACAGCGGTTACGACAATCGGTGGTTCGCCGCGCTCGACCTGCCGTCGATCACCCCGCCGGGGTGGGTGTTCGGCGTCGTCTGGCCGATCCTCTACATCATGCTGGGGCTGTCGCTGGCGATGATCCTGCACGCGCGCGGGGCGAAGGGGCGCGGCTTTGCGCTGCTGCTCTTCTTCGTCCAGCTGATCGCCAACTTTGCCTGGTCGCCGCTGTTTTTCGGCCAGCATGAGGTGACGAAGGCGCTATACCTGATCATCTTCATCCTGATGGTGACGATCGCAACTGCATTCGCCTTTGCGCCGATCCGCAAGGCTGCGGCGTGGCTGCTCGTCCCCTATATGGTCTGGCTCAGCTTCGCCTCGATCCTGAATTTCCAGATCGACCAGCGCAATCCCGATGCCGAAACCCTTGTTCCCGCCGCCGCCAGCACCCAGATAAGGTAA
- a CDS encoding TlyA family RNA methyltransferase, with protein MAKQRADQLLVDRGLAESRTRAQALILAGLAFVGDRKIDKAGQQIADDAALSVKGRDHPWVSRGGIKLDHALSHLGWDVAGAVAIDVGSSTGGFTDVLLSRGATRVYAVDSGTNQLAWKLRQDARVIVHEQTSARILTAEHIPELIDIVVCDASFIALSKVLPVPMSFAKPGARLVALIKPQFEAQRQEVGKKGVVRDAAVHARVCAEVRNWLTDEGWDVADLVESPITGPEGNVEFLIAATKRTA; from the coding sequence ATGGCGAAACAACGCGCCGATCAGTTGCTCGTCGATCGCGGCCTCGCCGAAAGCCGGACGCGCGCGCAGGCGCTGATCCTTGCGGGGCTGGCCTTTGTCGGTGACCGCAAGATCGACAAGGCGGGACAGCAGATCGCCGATGACGCCGCGCTGAGCGTGAAGGGGCGCGACCATCCGTGGGTGTCGCGCGGCGGGATCAAGCTCGACCATGCGCTCTCCCATCTCGGCTGGGATGTGGCGGGTGCGGTCGCCATCGACGTCGGATCGTCGACCGGCGGTTTCACCGACGTGCTGCTGAGCCGCGGCGCCACGCGCGTTTATGCGGTCGATTCAGGAACCAACCAGCTGGCGTGGAAGCTGCGGCAGGACGCGCGTGTTATCGTCCACGAACAGACGAGCGCGCGCATTCTGACTGCGGAGCATATTCCCGAACTGATCGACATCGTCGTCTGCGATGCGAGCTTCATTGCGCTGTCGAAAGTGTTGCCGGTGCCGATGTCGTTCGCAAAACCGGGTGCCCGCCTCGTCGCACTGATCAAGCCGCAGTTCGAAGCCCAGCGCCAAGAGGTCGGCAAGAAGGGCGTCGTGCGCGATGCCGCTGTCCACGCGCGCGTCTGCGCCGAGGTGCGGAACTGGCTGACGGACGAGGGCTGGGACGTCGCGGACCTGGTCGAGAGCCCGATCACGGGGCCCGAGGGCAATGTCGAATTTCTGATCGCGGCGACCAAGCGAACGGCTTGA
- a CDS encoding accessory factor UbiK family protein, with protein sequence MQSENRFFDDLAKMMNGIAGTVAGAGREAEAAMRERAKEFVGRMDFVSREEFDAVKQMAATARADAEALKARLDKLEGVAKPAAAAPKAATKTASAPKPKAVPKAK encoded by the coding sequence ATGCAGAGCGAAAACCGCTTTTTCGATGATCTCGCCAAGATGATGAACGGCATCGCCGGAACCGTCGCCGGCGCCGGTCGCGAGGCCGAAGCCGCCATGCGCGAGCGCGCGAAGGAATTTGTGGGCCGCATGGACTTCGTCAGCCGCGAGGAATTCGACGCGGTGAAACAGATGGCCGCCACCGCGCGCGCCGATGCCGAAGCGCTTAAGGCGCGGCTGGACAAGTTGGAAGGCGTGGCGAAGCCGGCAGCGGCGGCGCCGAAGGCTGCGACGAAGACTGCGTCTGCGCCCAAACCCAAGGCAGTACCCAAGGCAAAGTGA
- a CDS encoding right-handed parallel beta-helix repeat-containing protein yields MVKSILLRPLLPLLTLPLLLAPTPSPAQSGGAPYDVDGRGFTRLQDAVDAIGEGEGTIRIAPGYHRDCAVQTTGRIAFVAAEPGRAIFDGVTCEGKAALVLRGDGARVDGLVFQNMRVPDGNGAGIRLETSDLDVVNAMFRNSEQGILTADDPEATLTIDRSTFSRLGRCDRGLSCAHSVYTGIYGRVTVTRTRFEKGSGGHYLKTRAIQVDVSDNSFDDTQGTGTNYMIDLPSGSVGRIANNMFVQGRDKENYSAFIAVAAEERKNSSRGLVIEGNRASLPAGMDRRSVFVADWSGEALAIGANELGAGLTRFEKR; encoded by the coding sequence ATGGTCAAGTCGATCCTCCTCCGGCCGCTGTTGCCGCTGCTGACTCTTCCGCTGCTTTTGGCGCCGACGCCATCACCCGCGCAGAGTGGCGGCGCGCCCTATGATGTCGATGGCAGAGGCTTTACGCGGCTGCAGGATGCGGTCGATGCGATCGGTGAGGGCGAAGGCACGATCCGCATCGCTCCGGGCTATCACCGCGACTGCGCGGTGCAGACCACAGGGCGCATTGCCTTCGTCGCCGCCGAACCGGGCCGCGCGATCTTCGACGGCGTGACGTGCGAGGGGAAGGCGGCGCTGGTGCTGCGCGGCGACGGTGCGCGTGTCGACGGGCTGGTGTTCCAGAATATGCGCGTTCCCGACGGCAATGGCGCCGGGATTCGCCTCGAGACGAGCGACCTCGATGTCGTGAATGCGATGTTCCGCAATAGCGAGCAGGGCATTTTGACCGCCGACGACCCGGAAGCGACGCTGACGATCGACCGCTCGACCTTTTCGCGGCTCGGCCGCTGCGACCGCGGCCTCAGTTGCGCACACAGCGTCTACACCGGCATCTATGGCCGCGTGACCGTAACCCGCACGCGCTTCGAAAAGGGCAGCGGCGGCCATTATCTGAAAACGCGCGCGATCCAGGTCGATGTCAGCGACAACAGCTTCGACGATACGCAGGGCACAGGCACCAATTACATGATCGATCTGCCGTCGGGTTCGGTGGGGCGGATCGCGAACAATATGTTCGTGCAGGGGCGCGACAAGGAAAATTATTCGGCCTTCATCGCGGTCGCGGCCGAGGAGCGCAAAAATTCTTCGCGCGGGCTGGTGATCGAGGGCAACCGAGCCAGCCTTCCCGCGGGGATGGACCGTCGATCGGTGTTCGTTGCTGACTGGAGCGGAGAGGCGCTGGCGATCGGCGCGAATGAGCTGGGGGCGGGGCTTACGCGCTTTGAGAAGCGCTGA
- a CDS encoding YbjN domain-containing protein, producing MSDDIYEDDDGQDAAPMDMLASYFAAHDWPHEMVGEDEIVATAQGSWTAYELRAVWRADDGVIQLLAFPDIRVVEDKRAVAHEALAMINEQLWLGHFELWSNSGTILYRHGMLLGADAALPLDLTETLVESAIDECERFYPVFQFVLWGGKTPAEALAASLIETRGEA from the coding sequence ATGAGTGACGATATTTACGAAGACGACGACGGCCAGGACGCGGCGCCGATGGACATGCTCGCCTCCTATTTTGCCGCGCACGACTGGCCGCACGAGATGGTCGGCGAGGACGAGATCGTCGCGACCGCACAGGGAAGCTGGACGGCATACGAACTGCGCGCGGTGTGGCGCGCCGATGACGGCGTGATCCAACTCCTCGCCTTTCCCGACATCCGCGTCGTCGAAGACAAGCGCGCCGTCGCGCACGAGGCGCTGGCGATGATCAACGAGCAGCTGTGGCTCGGCCATTTCGAGCTATGGTCGAACAGCGGCACGATCCTCTATCGCCACGGGATGCTGCTGGGCGCCGACGCCGCGCTGCCGCTCGACCTTACCGAAACGCTCGTCGAAAGCGCGATCGACGAATGCGAACGCTTTTACCCGGTGTTCCAGTTCGTGCTGTGGGGCGGCAAGACCCCCGCCGAAGCGCTCGCGGCCTCGCTCATCGAAACGCGCGGGGAGGCCTAA
- a CDS encoding alkaline phosphatase family protein, producing MEMPPVKLKKTTIALAAAFCLTNAGPLFAQEAAPAAASDPKAVTAATPAPKLLVVIAVDQLSADLFAEYRGRFRGGFARLASGVVFPSGYQAHGATETCPGHSTILTGAHPARTGIISNNYFDLSVARADKRLYCAEDETVPDTSSGSGKYAPSVKHLLVPTLGDLMKARNPQAQVVSVAGKDRAAIMMGGHRADETLWLAPTGLTSYRGTPLSPTAERAGTAIAAAINQPREPLALPAECAAHDIAIPLGTGGSVGTGRLARGAGAFRRFLASPEADGAVLATAAALRQERRMGEGSGTDLLIVGLSATDYVGHGAGTEGSEMCLQLAGLDRELGDFFARLDATGIDYAVALTADHGGHDLPERNRQNGWPDAQRVDTAFDPDALGDEVAQKLGLPQPLLLGESGDYHLSKALTAAQRKAALAEILSRLRAHPQVEMVATREELAAHPLSKRPPDMWSVMDRLRASFHPDRSGDFIIALKARVTPIAEPGIGYVATHGSVWDYDRRVPIIFWRKGLAGFEQPNAVMTVDIMPTLASLIGVPVDSTVIDGRCLDLISGPESSCRQ from the coding sequence ATGGAGATGCCGCCCGTGAAGCTCAAGAAAACGACCATCGCGCTTGCTGCCGCGTTCTGCCTCACCAATGCCGGACCCTTGTTCGCGCAGGAAGCGGCCCCCGCCGCGGCCTCCGATCCCAAGGCGGTGACGGCCGCCACTCCGGCCCCGAAGCTGCTGGTCGTCATCGCGGTCGATCAGCTGTCGGCCGATCTGTTCGCCGAATATCGCGGTCGTTTCCGCGGCGGCTTTGCGCGGCTCGCGTCGGGCGTGGTCTTTCCTTCGGGTTATCAGGCGCATGGGGCGACCGAAACCTGTCCCGGCCACTCGACGATTCTAACCGGCGCCCATCCGGCGCGCACCGGAATCATTTCGAATAATTATTTCGATCTTTCGGTCGCGCGCGCCGACAAGCGACTCTATTGCGCCGAGGATGAGACGGTGCCCGACACCAGCTCGGGCAGCGGCAAATATGCGCCGTCGGTCAAGCATTTGCTCGTCCCGACGCTCGGAGACCTGATGAAAGCCCGCAATCCGCAGGCGCAGGTCGTCTCGGTCGCCGGCAAGGACCGCGCCGCGATCATGATGGGCGGCCACCGCGCCGATGAAACGCTGTGGCTCGCGCCGACCGGCCTCACCAGCTATCGCGGCACGCCGCTGTCGCCGACCGCCGAGCGGGCGGGAACGGCGATTGCCGCAGCGATCAATCAGCCGCGCGAGCCGCTCGCGCTTCCCGCAGAATGCGCGGCGCACGACATCGCCATTCCGCTCGGCACGGGCGGTTCGGTCGGCACGGGACGCCTGGCGCGCGGCGCGGGTGCCTTCCGCCGCTTCCTGGCATCGCCCGAAGCCGACGGCGCCGTGCTCGCCACCGCCGCAGCGCTGCGACAGGAGCGCCGGATGGGCGAAGGCAGCGGCACCGACCTGCTGATCGTCGGTCTGTCGGCCACCGACTATGTCGGGCACGGCGCGGGGACCGAAGGCAGCGAAATGTGTCTGCAACTCGCCGGCCTCGACCGCGAACTGGGCGATTTCTTCGCGCGCCTCGATGCGACGGGGATCGATTATGCCGTCGCGCTGACCGCCGATCATGGCGGGCACGATCTCCCCGAACGCAACCGTCAGAATGGCTGGCCCGACGCGCAACGCGTCGACACGGCGTTCGATCCGGACGCATTGGGCGATGAAGTTGCCCAAAAGCTCGGGCTTCCGCAGCCTCTGCTGCTCGGCGAAAGCGGTGATTATCATCTGTCGAAAGCGCTGACCGCAGCGCAGCGCAAGGCCGCGCTCGCCGAAATCCTGTCGCGCCTCCGCGCCCATCCGCAGGTCGAGATGGTCGCGACGCGCGAAGAGCTGGCGGCGCATCCCCTCTCAAAGCGCCCACCTGATATGTGGAGCGTGATGGATCGGTTGCGCGCCTCTTTTCATCCCGACCGTTCGGGCGACTTCATCATCGCGCTGAAGGCCCGCGTCACCCCGATCGCCGAACCGGGCATCGGCTATGTCGCGACGCACGGGTCGGTGTGGGATTATGATCGCCGCGTGCCGATAATTTTCTGGCGCAAGGGGCTGGCGGGATTTGAACAGCCCAACGCGGTGATGACGGTCGACATCATGCCGACCCTGGCGTCGCTGATCGGCGTGCCCGTCGATAGCACCGTGATCGATGGCCGCTGTCTCGACCTGATTTCGGGTCCCGAAAGCAGTTGCCGACAATAA
- a CDS encoding cation:proton antiporter: MTHTEVFLIALLIIFAVPWAFWRVFRTDYWAPLVIVQIVGGILLGPGVLGAAFPDYHGFVFRPEVVASLNGIAWWAVMMFVWIAGIELDIGQAWRHRRETAVTATLALGVPFAFGAAAALLILRFPGWSGAAGAHWQVVAGIGMACSVTALPILVLLMEKLAIFRQPIGQRILRYASLDDVAIWGVLALILVDWERIGRQLMFLIGFAVAAWLIRRLMPRLAGADRWAVGLIWLILCGLAGDWSGLHYMVGAFLAGAVLDAQWFGHDAMDRFRNIVLLTVMPVFFLSTGLRTEWDVGGVVVFGVAALLLFAAVAGKLTATTLAGRLLGWSRDEAMLIGWLLQTKALIMIIFANILLDKAIITNAAFTALLLMAIGSTMLTIPMATPILKRLGTTLPRRV; the protein is encoded by the coding sequence GTGACGCATACCGAAGTATTCCTGATCGCCTTGCTGATCATCTTTGCCGTGCCATGGGCTTTTTGGCGCGTTTTTCGTACCGACTATTGGGCACCGCTGGTGATCGTTCAGATCGTCGGCGGAATCCTGCTCGGTCCCGGTGTTCTCGGCGCGGCGTTTCCAGACTATCATGGCTTTGTTTTCCGGCCCGAAGTGGTCGCATCGCTGAACGGTATCGCCTGGTGGGCGGTGATGATGTTCGTCTGGATCGCGGGGATCGAACTCGACATCGGACAAGCATGGAGACATCGGCGCGAAACGGCCGTTACCGCAACTCTGGCGCTCGGTGTGCCGTTCGCCTTCGGCGCCGCCGCGGCACTCCTGATCCTGCGCTTTCCCGGGTGGAGCGGTGCTGCGGGCGCCCACTGGCAGGTCGTCGCCGGAATCGGCATGGCCTGCTCGGTCACCGCGCTGCCGATCCTTGTCCTGCTGATGGAAAAGCTGGCGATTTTTCGTCAGCCGATCGGGCAGCGGATTCTGCGCTATGCCAGCCTGGACGATGTTGCGATCTGGGGCGTCCTTGCCTTGATCCTTGTCGATTGGGAACGGATCGGCCGGCAATTGATGTTTCTGATCGGCTTTGCCGTCGCGGCATGGCTGATACGGCGGCTGATGCCCCGACTGGCCGGGGCGGATCGCTGGGCGGTGGGGCTGATCTGGCTGATCCTGTGCGGGCTGGCGGGCGACTGGTCGGGGCTGCACTATATGGTCGGCGCCTTTCTGGCCGGGGCCGTACTGGACGCTCAGTGGTTCGGCCATGATGCGATGGACCGTTTCCGCAATATCGTGTTGCTGACCGTCATGCCGGTGTTTTTTCTTTCGACCGGACTGCGGACCGAATGGGACGTCGGCGGGGTTGTGGTTTTCGGGGTCGCGGCGCTGTTGCTTTTCGCCGCGGTGGCCGGAAAGCTCACCGCGACCACCCTCGCCGGGCGCCTTCTGGGCTGGTCGCGTGACGAAGCGATGCTGATCGGCTGGCTGTTGCAAACCAAGGCGTTGATCATGATCATCTTTGCCAACATCCTGCTCGACAAGGCGATCATCACCAACGCGGCGTTCACCGCCCTGCTGTTGATGGCGATCGGCAGCACGATGCTGACGATCCCGATGGCGACG
- a CDS encoding protein-disulfide reductase DsbD family protein: MKLASEAFVTRIGLALMALLAAVLLAVGPAYAQATHITPRLVAESTAPAPGGTTTLALAMTPEKPWHGYWANGGDAGFGLTVDWNLPDGVTVAPFHYPVPDALILFGMMNHVYEHPYALLAEMHVDPSVAPGTDLTLSGVANWLACTDKVCVPEKAVISVRLTAGDGTIRAAERARFDRWRALLPQPLDRQGSWERRGDSVRFAIPLPASVAIDAPHLFVETQDVIDYAAPQRISRNGDRIIVEARAKGAREGTVAALLKTGDGRGLVLTFAPSAVPAAGEPIAAAAGGVDMGLFWTALGGAIIGGLILNLMPCVFPILSLKALSLARSGGDARSARVEALAYTAGAIVTALLLGGALIALRATGEQVGWAFQLQHPVSVLALLILALAITLNLLGAYELPSFGGGQKLAAQGGAAGGFWTGALAAFVATPCSGPLLGAALGATLALPAWAALPIFGGLGLGLALPFLAIGFVPALRNRLPKPGPWMGRFRKWMALPMALTTLALAWLLWRQLGSGEQLLWPAVAVAMALVLLTHYGAVQRGDRRSWLLIVSGLLFVVSLGATVTEVAKAERTTEGNGSTFSPDALAKARATDKPVFVYFTADWCLSCKANEAGAINREAVQAAFDKAGVVTLIGDWTNGDPVITRTLAEHGRNSVPLYLWYAPGAANPEVLPQILTPGMLTDKLEAK, translated from the coding sequence ATGAAATTGGCGAGTGAGGCTTTTGTGACACGCATCGGGCTGGCGTTGATGGCCTTGCTGGCCGCGGTTCTTCTGGCCGTTGGTCCTGCGTACGCGCAAGCGACTCACATTACGCCGCGACTGGTCGCCGAATCGACGGCGCCGGCGCCCGGCGGCACGACGACGCTCGCGCTTGCCATGACGCCCGAAAAGCCGTGGCACGGCTATTGGGCCAATGGCGGCGATGCGGGGTTCGGGCTGACGGTCGACTGGAACCTGCCCGACGGCGTGACCGTCGCACCCTTTCACTACCCCGTTCCCGACGCGCTGATCCTCTTCGGCATGATGAACCATGTTTACGAGCATCCCTATGCGTTGCTTGCCGAAATGCACGTTGACCCGTCGGTCGCCCCGGGAACCGACCTGACCCTGTCGGGGGTCGCCAACTGGCTCGCTTGCACCGACAAGGTGTGCGTTCCCGAAAAGGCGGTGATATCGGTCCGGCTAACCGCAGGCGACGGGACGATTCGGGCCGCGGAGCGCGCCCGTTTCGACCGCTGGCGCGCCTTGTTGCCCCAACCGCTCGACCGCCAGGGCAGCTGGGAACGCCGCGGCGACAGCGTGCGGTTTGCCATTCCCCTTCCTGCCAGCGTGGCGATCGACGCGCCGCACCTGTTCGTCGAGACGCAGGATGTCATCGACTATGCCGCGCCCCAGCGCATCAGCCGCAACGGCGATCGCATCATCGTCGAGGCGCGCGCCAAGGGCGCGCGCGAAGGGACGGTGGCGGCGCTGCTCAAAACCGGCGACGGGCGCGGCCTCGTGCTGACATTCGCCCCCAGCGCCGTGCCCGCGGCGGGCGAACCGATCGCCGCGGCGGCAGGCGGCGTCGACATGGGGCTGTTCTGGACCGCGCTCGGCGGCGCAATCATCGGCGGCCTGATCCTGAACCTGATGCCGTGCGTCTTTCCGATCCTGAGCCTGAAGGCGTTGAGCCTCGCGCGGTCGGGCGGCGACGCGCGATCGGCCAGGGTCGAAGCGCTCGCTTATACGGCGGGCGCTATCGTGACCGCCTTGTTGCTCGGTGGCGCACTGATCGCATTGCGCGCCACCGGTGAACAGGTGGGCTGGGCGTTCCAGCTTCAGCATCCGGTGAGCGTGCTCGCGCTGCTGATCCTCGCGCTGGCAATCACGCTCAACCTGCTCGGCGCCTACGAACTGCCGTCCTTCGGCGGCGGGCAGAAACTGGCAGCGCAAGGCGGCGCGGCGGGTGGTTTCTGGACCGGCGCGCTCGCCGCTTTCGTGGCGACGCCGTGCAGCGGGCCGCTGCTCGGCGCGGCGCTCGGCGCAACGCTGGCGCTGCCCGCGTGGGCGGCGTTGCCGATCTTCGGCGGGCTCGGGCTGGGGCTCGCCCTCCCCTTCCTTGCGATCGGCTTTGTGCCCGCGCTGCGGAACCGACTGCCGAAGCCCGGGCCGTGGATGGGCCGGTTCCGCAAGTGGATGGCGCTGCCCATGGCGCTGACGACGCTCGCGCTGGCCTGGCTGCTTTGGCGCCAGCTCGGCAGCGGCGAACAGCTCCTTTGGCCTGCCGTCGCGGTCGCCATGGCACTCGTGCTGCTCACGCACTATGGCGCGGTTCAGCGCGGCGACCGGCGGTCGTGGCTGCTCATCGTCTCCGGCCTGCTCTTTGTCGTCAGCCTCGGTGCGACCGTGACCGAGGTGGCGAAGGCGGAACGGACCACCGAGGGCAATGGGTCGACCTTCTCGCCCGATGCTCTCGCCAAGGCGCGCGCTACGGACAAACCGGTCTTCGTCTATTTCACCGCCGACTGGTGCCTGTCGTGCAAGGCGAACGAGGCGGGCGCCATCAACCGCGAAGCTGTCCAGGCGGCGTTCGATAAGGCGGGGGTGGTCACGCTGATCGGCGACTGGACGAACGGCGATCCCGTCATCACGCGCACGCTGGCCGAACATGGCCGCAACAGCGTACCGCTTTACCTCTGGTATGCGCCCGGCGCGGCGAACCCCGAAGTCCTGCCGCAGATTTTGACGCCGGGGATGCTGACGGACAAGTTGGAAGCGAAGTGA